Genomic DNA from bacterium BMS3Abin14:
GGATACGCAAGCTCAACATGTTTACCAGCATCTTTGACGATCTGAACAGCCTCCGAAAAATCGCCGTCGCCACTTACAAGAACCGCAACATCATACTGGCTTTTCAGACCCATCGAAACCATATCAACCGCTAGGCGCACATCAACACCCTTTTCAATTGGTGATGCACCTGGGATCTTTTTAAGACGACCCAGTTTTAC
This window encodes:
- a CDS encoding NYN domain protein: MDYKKQQAFFSRVRRLPYFEVKLGRLKKIPGASPIEKGVDVRLAVDMVSMGLKSQYDVAVLVSGDGDFSEAVQIVKDAGKHVELAYPKGGYPARQLQDVCDIVVEMEKGKHLIFL